The following proteins are co-located in the Thermus tengchongensis genome:
- a CDS encoding ABC transporter ATP-binding protein has translation MEASRTLAKALVLKDITKRFPLVLANDRISLDLNWGEVLALVGENGAGKSTLMKIVYGLQPPDKGEMWVDGKPYRPKSPLDAIAHGIGMVHQHFMLVEPFTVLENLVLGLEPGSPLYLNLDEARKRATALMEELGFQVPLDERVENLPVGLQQRVEILKALYREAKILILDEPTAVLTPQEAEELFRFLRAYVAKGNAAIFISHKLKEVLSVSDRVTVIRDGKVVGTVKTGETSLEELARMMVGREVVLRVEKGPARPGEVVLEVEGLEAPPRLRGVSFFVRAGEIVGIAGVEGNGQTELVEALAGLRKYRGTVRYLGHPLPHLALKVREAGVSHIPEDRLARGLVLDFSVRENAILGDQHRPPFRGFLGFLDGKAMEQHARTLVETFDVRPRSTDLSARRFSGGNQQKIVVGRELLRGPRLLIAAQPTRGVDVGAIEFIHQRLVEARDQGLAVLLVSADLSEVISLSDRILVMYEGRIVGELTPEEAKEERLGLLMAGVTA, from the coding sequence GTGGAGGCTAGCCGAACCCTCGCAAAGGCCCTGGTGCTCAAGGACATCACCAAGCGCTTCCCCCTGGTCCTGGCCAACGACCGCATCTCCTTGGACCTGAACTGGGGCGAGGTCCTGGCCCTGGTGGGGGAAAATGGGGCGGGGAAGTCCACCCTGATGAAGATCGTCTACGGCCTGCAGCCGCCGGACAAAGGGGAGATGTGGGTGGACGGAAAACCCTACCGGCCCAAGAGCCCCCTGGACGCCATCGCCCACGGCATCGGCATGGTCCACCAGCACTTCATGCTGGTGGAGCCCTTCACCGTGCTGGAGAACCTAGTTTTGGGCCTCGAGCCGGGAAGCCCTCTATACCTCAATCTGGACGAGGCCAGGAAGCGGGCCACCGCTCTCATGGAGGAGCTGGGCTTCCAGGTCCCCCTGGACGAGCGCGTTGAGAACCTCCCCGTGGGCCTGCAGCAGCGGGTGGAGATCCTAAAGGCCCTGTACCGCGAGGCCAAAATCCTCATCCTGGACGAACCCACCGCCGTTTTAACCCCTCAGGAGGCGGAGGAGCTTTTCCGTTTCCTGAGGGCCTACGTGGCCAAGGGCAACGCCGCCATCTTCATCAGCCACAAGCTGAAGGAGGTGCTTTCCGTATCCGACCGGGTCACGGTGATCCGGGACGGCAAGGTGGTGGGCACGGTAAAGACCGGGGAGACCTCCCTGGAGGAGCTGGCCCGGATGATGGTGGGAAGGGAGGTGGTCCTGAGGGTGGAAAAGGGCCCTGCTCGGCCAGGCGAGGTGGTGCTGGAGGTGGAGGGCCTCGAGGCTCCCCCCAGGCTAAGGGGGGTGAGCTTCTTTGTGCGGGCTGGGGAGATCGTGGGCATCGCCGGGGTGGAAGGGAACGGCCAGACCGAGCTGGTGGAGGCCCTGGCGGGCCTGCGCAAGTACCGGGGCACGGTGCGCTACTTAGGCCACCCTCTTCCCCACCTGGCCCTCAAGGTACGGGAAGCGGGCGTGAGCCATATCCCCGAGGACCGGCTTGCCAGGGGGCTGGTCCTGGACTTCTCCGTGCGGGAAAACGCCATCCTGGGGGACCAGCACCGCCCCCCCTTCCGCGGCTTCCTGGGCTTCCTGGACGGGAAGGCCATGGAGCAACACGCCCGGACCCTGGTGGAAACCTTTGACGTCCGCCCTCGCTCCACGGACCTCTCTGCCCGGCGCTTCTCCGGGGGAAACCAGCAGAAGATCGTGGTGGGCAGGGAGCTTTTGCGGGGTCCCCGCCTCCTCATCGCTGCCCAGCCCACCCGGGGCGTGGACGTAGGGGCCATCGAGTTCATCCACCAGCGCCTGGTGGAGGCCCGGGACCAGGGCCTGGCGGTGCTTCTGGTTTCCGCCGACCTTTCCGAGGTGATCAGCCTCTCGGACCGCATCCTGGTCATGTACGAGGGGCGCATTGTGGGAGAACTCACCCCGGAAGAAGCCAAGGAAGAGCGCCTGGGCCTTCTGATGGCGGGCGTGACCGCCTAA
- a CDS encoding BMP family lipoprotein, producing the protein MKRIVALLAVLALGLSLAQVRVGIAFDAGGKFDRSFNQSAWEGAQKAVKDFGVKLFDFEPADPSQVGQGIRTFAEEGFDLVIGVGFANEPAITATAKEFPKVNFAVIDAVPGEGKLANAVGLVFREHEGSFLVGYIAGKMSRTGVVGFIGGMDIPLIHKFEAGFRAGAEYAFKEDKIQGKVLVGYVGNTPAAWNDPAKAKEIAASQVRQGADIIYAAAGGSGLGLIDYVKQAKCLKEGGSVRFVRKADPYAKVPKYADYTKTCGTDGTKATPLFFIGVDANQNYLGDTDNNPNTLNHGLTSMMKRVDVATYEVIKSVVQKAFKGGVREFGLVNNGVGYALDEYNKALIPAAVVSKLEVLKQQIIKGQLKVPEKR; encoded by the coding sequence ATGAAACGTATTGTGGCCCTTTTGGCGGTATTGGCCCTAGGTTTGAGCCTGGCCCAGGTGCGCGTGGGGATCGCCTTTGATGCGGGCGGCAAGTTTGACCGCTCCTTCAACCAGTCCGCTTGGGAAGGAGCCCAGAAGGCAGTCAAGGACTTCGGGGTTAAGCTCTTCGACTTCGAGCCCGCCGACCCCTCCCAAGTGGGCCAGGGCATCCGCACCTTCGCCGAGGAGGGCTTTGACCTGGTGATCGGGGTGGGCTTCGCCAACGAACCCGCCATCACCGCCACCGCCAAGGAGTTCCCCAAGGTGAACTTTGCGGTAATCGACGCCGTCCCCGGGGAAGGCAAGCTCGCCAACGCCGTGGGCCTGGTCTTCCGGGAGCACGAGGGGAGCTTCCTGGTGGGCTACATCGCCGGGAAGATGAGCCGCACCGGGGTGGTGGGCTTCATCGGCGGCATGGACATCCCCCTCATCCACAAGTTTGAGGCCGGCTTCCGGGCCGGGGCCGAGTACGCCTTCAAGGAGGACAAGATCCAGGGCAAGGTGCTGGTGGGGTACGTGGGCAACACCCCCGCCGCCTGGAACGACCCCGCCAAGGCCAAGGAAATCGCCGCCAGCCAGGTGCGCCAGGGAGCCGACATCATCTACGCCGCCGCGGGCGGCTCGGGCCTCGGGCTCATCGACTACGTGAAGCAGGCCAAGTGCCTCAAGGAGGGCGGCAGCGTGCGCTTCGTGCGCAAGGCCGACCCCTACGCTAAGGTGCCCAAGTACGCCGACTACACCAAGACCTGCGGCACCGACGGCACCAAGGCCACGCCCCTCTTCTTCATCGGGGTGGACGCCAACCAGAACTACCTGGGGGACACTGACAACAACCCCAACACCCTGAACCATGGCCTCACCTCCATGATGAAGCGGGTGGACGTGGCCACCTATGAGGTCATCAAGAGCGTGGTGCAGAAGGCCTTCAAGGGTGGGGTGCGGGAGTTCGGCCTAGTCAACAACGGGGTGGGCTACGCCCTGGATGAGTACAACAAGGCCCTGATCCCCGCTGCGGTGGTGAGCAAGCTGGAGGTTTTGAAGCAACAGATCATCAAGGGCCAGCTCAAGGTGCCTGAAAAGCGCTAA
- the ligA gene encoding NAD-dependent DNA ligase LigA encodes MTLEEARKRINELRDLIRYHNYRYYVLDAPEISDAEYDRLLRELKELEERFPELKSPDSPTEQVGAQPLGYLEATFRPIRHPTRMYSLDNAFTLEEVRAFEERLERALGRKGPFAYVVEHKVDGLSVNLYYEEGVLVWGATRGDGETGEEVTQNLLTIPTIPRRLKGVPERLEVRGEVYMPIEAFLRLNEELEEKGEKIFKNPRNAAAGSLRQKDPRIAAKRGLRATFYALGLGLEEANLRTQHELLLWLKEKGFPVEHGFTRAVGVEGVEAVYREWLKERRNLPFEADGVVVKLDDLSLWRELGYTARAPRFAIAYKFPAEEKETRLVQVVFQVGRTGRVTPVGILEPVFIEGSEVSRVTLHNESYIEELDVRIGDWVLVHKAGGVIPEVLRVLKERRTGEEKPILWPENCPECGHRLIKEGKVHRCPNPLCPAKRFEAIRHYASRKAMDIGGLGEKLIEKLLEKGLVKDVADLYRLKEEDLVGLERMGKKSAGNLLRQIEESKSRGLERLLYALGLPGVGEVLARNLAARFGTMERLLQASLEELLEVEEVGELTAKGILETLRDPAFRDLVHRLKEAGVEMEAKERGEEVLKGLTFVITGELSRPREEVKALLRRLGAKVTDSVSRKTGYLVVGEAPGSKLEKAKALGVPTLTEEELYRLIEERTGKRLETLAS; translated from the coding sequence ATGACCCTGGAGGAGGCTCGCAAACGGATCAACGAGCTCCGGGACCTCATCCGCTACCACAACTACCGTTACTACGTCCTGGATGCTCCGGAGATTTCCGATGCCGAATACGACCGGCTTTTGCGGGAGCTTAAGGAGCTGGAGGAACGCTTTCCCGAGCTCAAAAGCCCGGATTCCCCCACGGAGCAGGTGGGGGCTCAGCCGTTAGGCTATCTTGAGGCCACCTTCCGCCCCATCCGCCACCCCACCCGCATGTACTCCCTGGACAACGCCTTCACCCTGGAGGAGGTGCGGGCCTTTGAGGAGCGCCTCGAGCGGGCTCTGGGCAGGAAAGGGCCCTTCGCCTACGTGGTGGAGCACAAGGTGGACGGGCTTTCCGTGAACCTGTACTACGAGGAGGGGGTTCTGGTATGGGGGGCCACCCGGGGAGATGGGGAGACGGGGGAGGAGGTCACCCAGAACCTGCTCACCATCCCCACCATTCCCCGAAGGCTTAAGGGGGTACCGGAGCGCCTCGAGGTCCGGGGGGAGGTGTACATGCCCATAGAGGCCTTCCTCCGCCTTAACGAGGAGCTGGAGGAGAAGGGAGAGAAGATCTTCAAAAACCCCAGGAACGCCGCCGCTGGCTCCTTGCGCCAGAAAGACCCCCGGATTGCCGCCAAGAGGGGCCTCAGGGCTACCTTCTACGCCTTGGGCCTGGGCCTGGAGGAGGCTAACCTTAGGACCCAGCACGAGCTCCTCCTTTGGCTAAAGGAGAAGGGCTTCCCCGTGGAACACGGTTTCACCCGGGCGGTGGGGGTGGAGGGGGTGGAGGCGGTCTACCGGGAATGGCTTAAGGAGCGGCGGAACCTGCCCTTTGAGGCGGACGGGGTGGTGGTCAAGCTGGACGACCTCAGCCTCTGGCGGGAACTGGGCTACACCGCCCGGGCGCCCCGCTTCGCCATCGCCTACAAGTTCCCCGCGGAGGAGAAGGAGACCCGCCTGGTGCAGGTGGTCTTCCAGGTGGGGCGCACGGGCCGGGTGACCCCGGTGGGTATTCTGGAACCCGTCTTCATTGAGGGGAGCGAGGTCAGCCGGGTCACCCTGCACAACGAAAGCTACATCGAGGAGCTGGACGTGCGCATTGGGGACTGGGTCCTGGTGCACAAGGCGGGGGGGGTGATCCCCGAGGTTCTGAGGGTGCTCAAGGAGCGGCGCACCGGCGAGGAGAAGCCCATCCTTTGGCCGGAGAACTGCCCGGAGTGCGGCCATCGCTTGATTAAGGAGGGCAAGGTCCACCGCTGCCCCAACCCCTTGTGCCCGGCCAAGCGCTTTGAGGCCATCCGCCACTACGCCTCCCGCAAGGCCATGGACATCGGGGGCCTGGGGGAGAAGCTCATCGAAAAGCTCCTGGAAAAGGGCTTGGTGAAGGATGTGGCCGACCTTTACCGGCTTAAGGAGGAGGACTTGGTGGGCCTCGAGCGCATGGGGAAGAAGAGCGCGGGGAACCTTCTGCGCCAGATTGAGGAGAGCAAGAGCCGGGGCCTGGAGCGGCTTCTCTATGCCCTGGGATTGCCGGGGGTGGGGGAGGTGCTGGCCCGCAACCTGGCGGCCCGCTTCGGCACCATGGAGCGGCTTTTGCAAGCCTCTTTGGAAGAGCTTCTGGAGGTGGAGGAGGTGGGGGAGCTTACCGCTAAGGGCATCCTGGAAACCCTCCGCGACCCGGCTTTCCGCGACCTGGTGCACCGCTTAAAAGAAGCGGGGGTGGAGATGGAGGCCAAGGAACGGGGGGAGGAGGTTTTAAAGGGCCTTACCTTCGTCATCACCGGGGAGCTTTCCCGGCCCCGGGAGGAGGTGAAGGCCCTCTTGAGGCGCCTTGGGGCCAAGGTGACGGACTCCGTGAGCCGCAAGACGGGCTACCTGGTGGTGGGGGAGGCCCCGGGGAGCAAGCTGGAGAAGGCCAAGGCTTTGGGGGTGCCCACCCTGACGGAGGAGGAGCTGTACAGGCTCATAGAGGAGCGCACGGGGAAGCGTCTGGAAACCCTGGCCTCCTAG
- the thyX gene encoding FAD-dependent thymidylate synthase, with protein sequence MGHAEAYLEIAVLDKGFVRLVEVMGSDASIVQAARVSYGPGTKTVREDAALIDYLMRHRHTSPFEMVEFKFHVKAPIFVVRQWFRHRTASVNEISGRYSVLKEEFYEPQAWRKQARRNKQGSEGELSDEEASLLLKGVEREAYQAYQTLLEKGIAREMARMVLPLNLYTEFYWKQDLHNLFHFLALRLDPHAQWEIRQYAKAIAEIVKAHVPLAWQSFEEHVLKGAHLSRTELKALQGLLTPELYEKALKELGLSGSRLQEALEKIFTPGLPD encoded by the coding sequence ATGGGTCATGCGGAAGCGTACCTTGAGATTGCGGTTTTGGACAAGGGGTTCGTGCGCTTGGTGGAGGTGATGGGAAGCGATGCCTCCATCGTCCAGGCGGCCAGGGTTTCCTATGGCCCCGGCACCAAGACGGTGCGGGAGGATGCCGCCCTCATCGACTACCTCATGCGCCACCGCCACACCAGCCCCTTTGAGATGGTGGAGTTCAAGTTCCACGTGAAGGCTCCCATCTTCGTGGTGCGCCAGTGGTTCCGCCACCGCACCGCCAGCGTGAACGAGATCTCCGGTCGCTACTCCGTCCTCAAGGAGGAGTTTTACGAGCCACAAGCGTGGCGGAAACAAGCCCGGCGGAACAAGCAAGGCTCCGAGGGGGAGCTTTCCGATGAGGAAGCCTCCCTTCTCCTCAAAGGGGTGGAGCGGGAAGCCTACCAGGCCTACCAAACCCTTCTGGAAAAGGGGATCGCCCGGGAAATGGCCCGCATGGTCCTGCCCCTAAACCTCTACACCGAGTTCTACTGGAAGCAGGACCTCCACAACCTTTTCCACTTCCTGGCCCTGCGCCTGGACCCCCATGCCCAGTGGGAGATAAGGCAGTACGCCAAGGCCATCGCCGAGATCGTCAAGGCCCATGTGCCCTTGGCCTGGCAAAGCTTTGAGGAGCATGTATTAAAGGGAGCCCATCTTTCCCGTACGGAGCTTAAGGCCCTCCAAGGGCTTCTCACCCCGGAGCTGTACGAAAAGGCCCTGAAAGAGCTTGGTTTGTCGGGCTCCAGGCTCCAGGAGGCCCTGGAAAAGATCTTTACCCCAGGCCTTCCAGACTGA
- the trpB gene encoding tryptophan synthase subunit beta: protein MLRLPDFPLPDPRGRFGPYGGRYVPETLIPALEEVEAAYREAKKDPAFLAELEYYLKTFAGRPTPLYHAKRLSEYWGGAQVYLKREDLLHTGAHKINNTLGQALLARRMGKRRVIAETGAGQHGVSVATVAALFGLECVVYMGEEDVRRQALNVFRMKLLGAEVRPVAAGSRTLKDATNEAIRDWLTNVRTTFYILGSVVGPHPYPMMVREFQSVIGEEVKAQSLELFGRYPDALIAAVGGGSNAIGLFAPFAYLPEGERPRLIGVEAAGEGLSTGRHAASIGAGKRGVLHGSYMYLLYDHDGQITPAHSVSAGLDYPGVGPEHSYYADQGIAEYAAVTDEEALEGFKLLARLEGIIPALESAHAIAHAAKVVPEMDKDQVVVINLSGRGDKDVTEAMRLLGGEL, encoded by the coding sequence ATGTTGAGGTTGCCAGACTTTCCCCTGCCCGACCCTCGAGGACGCTTCGGTCCTTACGGAGGTAGGTACGTTCCCGAAACCTTGATCCCGGCCTTGGAGGAGGTGGAGGCCGCCTACCGGGAGGCCAAGAAGGACCCGGCATTCTTGGCGGAGCTTGAATACTACCTCAAGACCTTTGCTGGCCGGCCCACTCCCCTTTACCACGCCAAGAGGCTTTCCGAGTACTGGGGTGGGGCCCAGGTGTACCTGAAGCGGGAGGACCTCCTGCACACCGGGGCCCACAAGATCAACAACACCCTGGGCCAGGCCCTTTTGGCCCGGCGTATGGGCAAAAGGCGGGTGATCGCCGAAACCGGGGCTGGGCAGCACGGGGTTTCCGTGGCCACGGTGGCCGCTCTCTTTGGCCTGGAATGCGTGGTTTACATGGGGGAGGAGGATGTGAGGCGGCAGGCCCTGAACGTCTTCCGCATGAAGCTCCTGGGGGCCGAGGTACGGCCCGTGGCCGCGGGGAGCCGCACCCTGAAGGACGCCACCAACGAGGCCATCCGGGACTGGCTTACGAATGTGCGCACCACCTTCTACATCCTGGGCTCGGTGGTGGGCCCCCACCCCTACCCCATGATGGTGCGGGAGTTCCAGAGCGTGATCGGCGAGGAGGTGAAGGCCCAGAGCCTGGAGCTTTTCGGCCGCTACCCCGACGCCCTCATCGCCGCCGTGGGGGGTGGGTCCAACGCCATCGGCCTCTTCGCCCCCTTTGCCTACCTGCCGGAAGGGGAGCGCCCAAGGCTCATCGGGGTGGAGGCGGCGGGGGAGGGGCTTTCCACCGGCAGGCACGCCGCCAGCATCGGGGCGGGAAAGCGGGGGGTCTTGCACGGGAGCTACATGTACCTCCTCTACGACCACGACGGCCAGATCACCCCGGCCCACTCCGTCTCCGCTGGCCTAGACTACCCCGGGGTGGGGCCGGAGCACAGCTACTACGCCGACCAGGGCATCGCCGAGTATGCGGCGGTCACCGATGAGGAGGCGCTGGAGGGCTTCAAGCTCCTGGCGCGCCTCGAGGGGATCATCCCCGCCTTGGAGTCTGCCCACGCCATCGCCCACGCCGCCAAGGTGGTCCCGGAGATGGACAAGGACCAGGTCGTGGTCATCAACCTCTCAGGCCGGGGGGACAAGGACGTGACCGAGGCCATGCGCCTTCTGGGAGGGGAGCTGTGA
- the trpA gene encoding tryptophan synthase subunit alpha: MTTREAFFRAKAEGRAALIPYLTAGFPSREGFLQAVKEVLPYADLLEIGLPYSDPLGDGPVIQRASEVALKKGMSVQGVLELVREVRALTPKPLFLMTYLNPVLAWGPERFFSLFKQAGATGLILPDLPPDEDPALVRLAQEIGLETVFLLAPTSTEGRIETVVRYATGFIYAVSVTGVTGERERLPEEVRDLVRRIRAKTPLPVAVGFGVSGRETAAQAAVADGVVVGSALVRALEEGRPLAPLLEEIRQGLLQKEPA, translated from the coding sequence GTGACCACCCGCGAAGCCTTCTTCCGGGCCAAGGCCGAAGGGCGCGCCGCCCTCATCCCTTACCTCACCGCAGGCTTCCCCAGCCGGGAAGGGTTCTTGCAGGCGGTGAAGGAGGTGCTGCCCTACGCCGATCTTTTGGAGATCGGCCTGCCCTACTCCGACCCCCTGGGGGACGGCCCGGTGATCCAGCGGGCCAGCGAGGTGGCCCTCAAGAAGGGCATGAGCGTGCAGGGAGTCCTGGAGCTGGTGCGGGAGGTGCGCGCCCTCACCCCTAAGCCCCTCTTCCTCATGACCTACCTGAACCCGGTGCTGGCCTGGGGGCCGGAGCGGTTCTTCAGCCTTTTCAAGCAAGCAGGGGCCACGGGCCTCATCCTTCCCGACCTGCCCCCGGACGAGGACCCGGCCCTGGTGCGCCTGGCCCAGGAGATCGGTCTGGAAACGGTCTTCCTCCTGGCCCCCACCTCCACGGAAGGGCGGATAGAAACCGTGGTCCGCTACGCCACGGGCTTCATCTACGCGGTGTCCGTGACCGGGGTGACGGGGGAGCGGGAGCGCCTGCCCGAGGAGGTGCGGGACCTGGTGCGGCGCATCCGGGCCAAAACCCCTTTGCCCGTGGCCGTGGGCTTCGGGGTTTCGGGACGGGAGACCGCGGCCCAGGCGGCGGTGGCCGACGGGGTGGTGGTGGGAAGCGCCTTGGTGCGAGCCCTTGAAGAGGGTCGGCCCCTGGCCCCTCTCCTCGAGGAGATCCGCCAAGGGCTTTTGCAGAAGGAACCCGCTTAG
- the mqnC gene encoding cyclic dehypoxanthinyl futalosine synthase encodes MGPMDVLEKAVGGKRLTETEVLSLFDLPLPELAAAAHEVRLQKTDPEVVTFLIDRNINYTNVCTVACAFCAFYRTRRQKDAYTLTYEEIAKKVEELYQVGGRRILMQGGVNPDLPLEWYLDLLRYLKNRFPDLRIDAFSPEEILGLERLTGLKAEEILEKLMEAGLDGMPGAGAEILVDEVRHKAAPARIQTADWYRIVDAAQALGLYTLASMVIGFGEGPRERTLHLLGLRAQQDRALERYGNGFAAFALWTLQVEHTRLKGKAPGATAHEYLKTLAIARLALDNFAHFQASWPTLGFKVAQAALYYGADDFGSTMLEENVVSAAGGHGRTHATVREIVRHIVDAGFKPAERDPLYRILRYPDPKAILGEEAGLPLA; translated from the coding sequence ATGGGTCCCATGGACGTCCTGGAGAAGGCCGTGGGGGGGAAGAGGCTTACCGAAACTGAGGTGCTTTCCCTTTTTGACCTCCCTCTACCCGAGCTGGCCGCAGCGGCCCACGAGGTCCGCTTGCAGAAGACTGACCCCGAGGTGGTCACGTTCTTGATAGACCGCAACATCAACTACACCAACGTCTGCACCGTGGCCTGCGCCTTCTGTGCCTTCTATCGCACCCGGCGGCAAAAGGACGCTTATACCCTCACCTACGAGGAGATCGCCAAGAAGGTGGAGGAGCTTTACCAGGTGGGGGGAAGGCGCATCCTGATGCAGGGGGGGGTAAACCCCGACCTGCCCCTGGAGTGGTACCTGGACCTCCTGCGCTACCTCAAGAACCGCTTTCCCGACCTGCGCATCGACGCCTTCAGCCCCGAGGAAATCCTGGGGCTGGAACGGCTTACCGGGCTTAAGGCTGAGGAGATCCTGGAAAAGCTGATGGAAGCTGGCCTGGACGGGATGCCCGGGGCCGGGGCAGAGATCCTGGTGGACGAGGTACGTCATAAGGCTGCCCCTGCCCGCATTCAGACCGCCGACTGGTATCGCATCGTGGACGCCGCCCAGGCCCTGGGGCTTTACACCCTGGCCAGCATGGTGATCGGCTTCGGGGAAGGCCCAAGGGAGCGCACCCTTCACCTCCTGGGCCTCCGCGCCCAACAGGACCGGGCTCTGGAGCGCTACGGAAACGGCTTCGCCGCCTTTGCCCTCTGGACCCTGCAGGTGGAGCACACCCGCCTTAAGGGCAAGGCCCCGGGGGCCACGGCCCATGAGTACCTGAAAACCCTGGCCATCGCCCGGCTTGCTCTGGACAACTTCGCCCACTTCCAGGCCTCCTGGCCCACCTTGGGGTTCAAGGTGGCCCAAGCGGCGCTTTACTACGGGGCCGACGACTTCGGGAGCACCATGCTGGAGGAGAACGTGGTCTCGGCGGCAGGGGGGCACGGGCGTACCCATGCCACGGTGCGGGAGATCGTGCGCCATATCGTGGACGCAGGCTTCAAGCCGGCGGAGCGGGATCCCCTTTACCGCATCCTGCGGTATCCGGACCCCAAGGCCATCCTGGGAGAGGAGGCCGGGCTTCCCTTGGCCTAA